tcactagaatttatttttcaatctaaatgcaatgcttaataaattgaattagggtttatcacatgcacacatattaaattcaacatgtaaattgattgacatattggatgatatgatatgaatgttggccactaTAGTCTAGAAGACTGGTTTCACCGAGAAAagtgggtgcctaacactttcccaCCTTGTAatatagcctccgagcttaaatcaagggttagtagatcaaatgcttatccatgtaattttcgatttttagattgtaattaggaaataaagtcatgtactttatcttagattgtatctaagaccaaagccatgtaatttttctatgatcaatgtaaattcaatttcaaattaataaaatgaggaatttttcaattatggttttcttatttttccaataattaaataagtgggaactccattgtaaaacccttaatctaaagggaaaaatataactaatcgaacctccattttaagaggcaataacacgactccacatATTCACGTGGATTTAgcccaacatcctataaaaacgggccgggggcACAGTCTCTCACAGGGGGTTGAACCAAATGACCATATTCTGGAAGCTGCAATGAACCAAGTAGAGTCTAGTGGCCCCCAACAAGAAACACAGTCACGTCGGGACTCCATTAAAGACAGTAGAGTGTGGAATGCTAAGAGAGATCAGATATGCTAAGCTATGTAGTCTGATTATACCAGGAGTAGAGAGTAGTACTTTATTTAGATGTCTATGATTGTAATATGtgctgtattttttttctataaggAAAATGTATTTACTATAGACTTCTGGTGGTGTAAGGAAAAAGTATTTTCAGCATTACATCATTATTTCCAGCATTACATTGTTATTTCCAGTGTTAGCATGTTTCGTTTTGTTGTGCACATCTATAAGCGtggttgtatgtgtgtttgatttgttgttCATATTCCGAACGTAATTGCTAAATGCTACTCTCACTATACAATTTTCATAAGTAGTAATGTCGaagggaaaagagaaggttGGCGGCACTAAGCAGTTCAGGTGGCTGCCCCCCATGCACACAACTATGCTTAGGGTATTTGCCGAGGAGGCTGCAAAGGGCAACAAGCCTTCTAACACTTTCAGGGCCGACTCCTTTGCTCTTGTAGCGAAGGAGATATCTGCTCAATTTAGGGTCGAGTGCCACCCCTCTTATGTAGAGAATCGGTTGTGGACTTTAAGGACCATGTGGACCACTATTCAAACTATTAGGAAGAAGAGTGGTTTCGGCTGGAACGATAACTTAAAAATGATAACATGCGATGCGAAGACATATCAAGAAGAATTCATGGTATGGcttccaactatattttcttaatataaatgataatatatgtttttggctTTTATAATCTATGAATTGAGAACAAGACAAGGCTGCTCAAGTACCCtctttatatgaaatttatagtgTCATTCCTTTTAGGATTCCATTgcttttacaaattttcaaatataacttTCATGTGTGGATCTATTGTAAAATCTAGTCTTAGCATTTGTACATTGTATTTTCTATTGTACTTATCTTCAAAATCATGGGTTATGTCTCCTATTCcctaacatatttttttgtttatcattgATCTAAATCATCTAATGGCATTTATGTTGAATTGAATATTGAATTTATGAGTGAAGTGATTATTGCATTGTTATTATACGTTCTTTTTTGCCTTACAGACGCATTGTAAGCATGCGGAGTATCTGAACAAAAAGATTGAGATGTATGATGAATTGGCTATTGTAGTGGGGAAGGATACAGCCACGGGTTAGTTTTTCTAAGTCGAACGTGGATATTGAGAATGAGCCAAACAATGAGGACAATATTGAGTTTGTGGCGGACAATGGGGAGGAAGGTGTGGCGGACAAAGGGAAGAATGCAGTAGAGTCATCCACCACTGGTTCGAGAATTTCCAAGTCCCGTAAAAGAGGGTGTGCACCTCCCTCTGATGATAATGTGTTGACTGATCTGTCTGATCAGTTGAAGGAAATTGTTGTGGCTTTGAAAGAAATCAACCGGGGACCTATTGATTACACAGCTCTTTACTCTAAGGTCATGGCTATGGTGGCGGATAGGTATAGCAAGACATGCTTGCAACTACCTTTGACCATCTCTATGAAAATAAGAAGGCAGCACGGGGATTTCTAGCCAAGAATGCTAAACTAAGAAAGCTGTGGATGGCTAGTTTTTTGTTCATACAACTCTGACTTGTCTGTTTCATGTTGACTGTGACGGTGgctgttttgatataaatattatgggtatattcgaataattatttttgatgttgaagtggatgattatttttgtattgtCACAAGTTTGTCTAGGCAATGCAGGTGTTGAATTTGTAAGGCATTTCATATTTTCTGTAAAATGATCCACAAACCAAACATgggaattgattttccgtaaaacaaattccattttaaaatgtttgaatGAACCAAATATgggaattgattttccgtaaaacggAACgcattttttgtaaaatgtttgaacgaaccaaacactggaaatgattttccgtaaaacgaaTTCCGAGGCAGCCAAACAGCCTGAATACATTTTCCTTTATAGGAAAACAATTTCCCTTGAAATGATTTTACACTCGAAAAATCATTTTCgttgaaccaaacacagcctaaatgaTCTTTAACACCCTGCATTGTTCAATGGTATGCCCCTTATCTCTATGGTAAGTGCAATATAAATTTCGATTACTTCTCGACAGGTCACCCCTTATCTTGTTTGGCCACCGAAAGTATGGTTCATTCTTAATTCGATCCACGATCCTGTGCACTAGCTCCTTGAATGTCACGTTCACTTCCCTTGCCTGTGCGCCTGATTCctggatcctcaaatccttctAGGGCCTTGACTAAAAGCCCCCTTGTCGAGGCTAACTCGTGACCGGAGCCTTGCCTTTATTCTGCTGCCGGTCATCCTCCAATCTTTTATACTCTTCGATATGCCTCATCAACTACCTCATATCCTTTGGAGGCCTCGTCAATGAGTCTCGCAGTTTGAAATCCTCGGGCAATCCCAATCGAAAAGTGCTTGCTGCAATTTTTACATTACCCCCACTGATCTAGTTATACAGTTCCCAGTACTGGATAGTGTAGCTGCAAAGGGTTTCCCCAGCTCTCATCTTTATAGATAGCAGCATGTCCATTGGTTGCGACACCCGGATACAAGTTATAAACCGGACAACAAACTCTTGAATCAACTCGGCAAAACTTTAAATCGAGCATTTCCTCAatccattgaaccatctcaaaGCGGTGGGCCCGAGACTCGAAGgaaataccttacacatcagtGCATCGTTATGAGTATGCAAAGACATCATTTGGATATAATGGCTTACATGCTTTACCGAATCTGTTTTACCATCATAAGAGGTAAATGGAGGCCAAATCAATCTGCTCGGCATAGGAGCCCGTTCGATGTCCCCCAAAAACGATGATTGAGCAGCTTTACGTAATGCTCAACTCATAGCGCCTATGGCGGCATTTCAAGGTCGTTGTCCTTCTGGGGAAATTGAATCCCGGTCTACATACTCCCAAGATCGATCTCAACGTCGATGGGAACCGAATTAATGGGACCTTTCTTTATAGTGACCTCCCACATTAGTTGACCCCTCTGCATGCTCCTCGCAGTCCCTTCTCTGATGCTTACTTCTTGCTTCCAACTCTAAATCCCTTACCAACCTACACAAGCGTTCTAGTTCCTCATCCCTCTTATCAAAACTCTCACGCCCCGAAGCGCCTGACAATGCCTAATGCGTTTGAAACAACCCTTCTCCAAGGCCAGACTACTCCTCCTCTTGTTCATGCTCCCTATCTTTGCGCCTTTTCTGCCTTCTTTCTCGCCAAGTGGATCCCCGAAAAGATCTCCCAAACCCACTTTCAGCATAACTCCCTGATTGACCTTCAAACATTTTCCTCGCACAAGTCTTGGTAGAACCACAGCTACGTAGGAGAtccccatagacggcgccaattgtagacACCCAACCTCGGCCTGAAGGACCGGGCCTAAAATTGGACTCACAATTTACTTATGGAATGGGCCTGGTGTTTCCTACTAAGGGCACTTCCACCCCGAATGACACTTTAACTTCCCTTAACCCCAGTAAACACCCTTACCTCCCTCTCCGGATTACTCTCTTGCCCAGTTTCCCTAATTCGCTccctttttctctattttctcactttttctttccAGAGTTGCCAACCCCCCTTCTTTACTCAATCCTCCTATTTATAGCATAAGGTTTGTGGGGGTTTCATGATTGCATTCTGGTCTCACTCGTGTGGGTGGGGTTTGATGTGATTATTTCTGACATGGAAAAGACCTCGTTGGAAACAGTGGTAGTGGCTTTGGAATTGATTTTTGCCTCCAAAAGATTGCTCGGCAGCGATATTCCCCAAGGCAATACCAAGCCACTAGGGAGGTATGCTGTTCTAGGCATACGCAATCCCGAACAGACGATAAACGGCCAGACATGGGCTTATCTATCACGCACTCAAAAACGATATGGACTTACTATGAGGTTTGGGCCCAGCTTCGATTCTGGAGAATGTTCAGCCTAAGGCCATACTCCGTATAGTAAGAATGCATACATGGCCTCCATAATAAGAAGTGACCCAATGAGGCCTAGGTGGGACACCGTAGATGCTCTTGCACTGCTCAATGTAGCTACTTATGATAAAAGGATCTAGTTCAAACATGGTATCATTGCCACGGCCTATTGGTATCACCATCTCACTACATGTCTAAATGCACAAGACCAATCATTTTCacataaactaaaattaaaaattaaaaaaagaaaaaaaagaaaagtaagtacAATTTTTCAAAGGCAATATAAATTTCATGCCAAGGGAAGGATTGTTAGATATATAAATAAGGTATAGGGAAAAAGTTAGGTAcatgttttctcttttcaataaCATGTAATTTAACTTACATTAGATGTAACTtacattcaatttctttttgtgTCTTGGGACACTTGGAAGTTGGAGGTCCTACATTAATTATGAAATACTTATTGattgttataaataattatcagaaatttaaaattcttagATAAGCATGAGTGATAATACCTCGCTTAATAAAACATTTGCAAGTTAGAGGTCTTACACTGATTACGAAATACTTGTAGATGGTTagaaatagtaataaaaaaatattaaaactcttAGATAATATGCATGAGTCATAATAGCTTGGATACAACttgcattcttttcttttctttttgtgtctTGGGACACTTGGAAGTTAGAGGTCCTATATTGATTATGAAATACTTTTGATTGTTATAaatacttttcaaaaatttaaagttCTTAGATAAGCGTGAGTGATAATAccctacttaaaaaaaaacgCTTGCAAGTTGGAGGTCCTACATTGATTACGAAATACTTGTAGATGGTTagaaatagtaataaataaaaaatattaaagctCTTAAATAATATGCATGAGTCATAATAGCTTGGATACAACttgcattcttttcttttctttttgtgtcGTGGGACACTTGGAATTTAGAGGTCCTATGTTGATTATGAAATACTTGTTGAATGTTATAAATACTTATCTGAAATTTAAAGTTCTTAAATAAGCGTGAGTGATAATACCCTGCTTAATAAAAACACTTGCAAGTTGGAGGTCCTACGTTGATTACGAAATACTTGTAGATGGTTAGAAATAGTAATcaaaaactattaataatatgcATGAGTCATAATAGCTTGTATACGACttgcattcttttcttttcttttttaattattgataaattaCTATTTATACCAAAAACTTAAGTAGACAAAAATAATCTAAACTATAGTAGGACACATGCCTCCATAATCTCAATTCCTAAGGACGGTTGTCCTGATGCATTGTCGATTTTCCCTTGATTGGAGTGGTTGGATAATCATATTCTAActcatttcttttaatttccttgtcatttgtatttgcatctctggCCAAGGTCTGGTTGCCAAAATGCCATGTACTACACAGGTAAATTGAATGCTTTAGTCTTTagagtttagattttttttttaaaaaaaatttttttacaatatagaatttctactttaacataatctaaatgtatatgtgtgtgaagcttcctcctagagacttgaaccccagctATTATCCCCCACatcccacaagtacttatacttgtggaatgaccatcgcaccaagggtgtgcggtggttaGAGTTTAGATTATTAAACTACTTGACCCATGTCTTTTGGATCGAAGAGAATTAAATTTTTACTATAACTTTTacagttaaagaagaaattcagAATTTCATCTCATAGTAGAAATTCAGGACCCTATAGAATATGCTTATCAATTGTTGGCTTTCTCAATGCTAATTGGCGTTTTTGATTGTTTGTAGTTTGAAGCTTGTTGCGTGTTCTAATTATTGTTTTGGttcaataaaatcaaattcatccaaaaaaaaaaaaaagaaactgttGTGAAACtaaaattacaagtaaagaCCAGTTATTATATGTCAGTTTTTGaagcataatataattagtaaTACCTTCCCAAGTAGCAATCCAATGCTATATAAATAAGTGCTTACTAAATATATTAAAGCTTCAATGAAATCTCCAATGTTTTCATTTCAATGGCTTCCTTTTgtctttcttattttcttatccTCTGTCTCTGCAacactaataaataatattccCAGGTTCAGTCCAATTGGAGGAAATTTTCTACACGATCTTGAAACAGTATCTGCATCTATTTCGGATGACTTACAAACATTTTACTATGACCAAACACTTGATCACTTCAACTATAGGCCAGAAAGCTACACAACTTTTCAGCAAAGATATGTGATCAACTCTAAGTACTGGGGAGGTGCAACGAGTAACGCACCAATTCTTGCTTATTTTGGAGCAGAAGCACCTTTGGATGGTGATCTTTCTGCTATTGGTTTTCTTGCTGATAACGCCCAGCAATTTCAGGCTCTCATACTATATATAGAAGTATACATGAAATGTTAAGCAGACACATGAACACACGCAATCAATATTCTTCTCTCCCTCGCTTCCTTGTGTAATTTATTGCTGAAAAATTGTAATGAGAGCCATAATTAATTTAGAGAAAAGATGATGAACCGAATAGGCCAAAATCATAAACTcaaaacaatttatattttagctTTTGAGACTAAAGGCCtagtttttcttcttgttattgttgtttgtattAACGAAGTATAATCAGTTTGTTTGACTGATTATCTAAGACTTCAATTTCTGAAATTTGGTAGTTAACCAAAACTTTTAATCTGAAATCGTTACTCTTTTTTCATCAGCACCGATATTATGGGAAGTCAATACCATTTAGAACAAGGGAAGAAGCACATGTAAAGGAAACACTACATGGCAACAATTCTCCAGTAATTGTTATTGGAGGATCATATGGAGGAAGTTAGTGATGAAGTTGCTTCTATTTTGATAGACAGATTATGAAGTAAACTCTAATAGATTGGTATGTGTGTATaactttttcttcatttgtttagTGCTAGCTTCATGGTTTCGGCTAAAATATCCCCATGTTGCCCTTGGTGCCTTGGCCTCCTCGGCTCCAATCCTTTACTTTGATGATATTACGCCACAAAATGGATATTTTTCTATTGTCAGCAAGGATTTTAAGGTAACAGATTGaatatttttagtttcttctatgggaaaattacataaaaaaggCCTtaagtttataatatatttcagaTTAGGCCTAGGAAGctaattttgtcaattaaaattccaaatttatgaaattgtttcaatttgaaGCATCTTTCCATCTCCattattcatttcttttattatagGTAGTAattgaacaaagaaaaatggGAACCATTGTTTAAACTTTATATTTCAcctaagcaaaaaaaaaaattttgacaaccatTGAACACAAagtgtagagagagaaaaactttGTTTAGAAAGAGGAAGCTCTACTTAGAGTGAGAACACTATTAACAGAAAATCAAAGACTGATTATTTAGATGGAAgcataatattttaacaattttcccATTTTTTCTCTACTCTATTACTGCCTAGAATGAAATGAATGATAGAGATGAATAAATTATAGAGAACTTATGAACTAGTCTGAATTTGCGTATaaaatttggcatttttatttaatttttgctcCTCTTCCTGTTCattttaatgaattaaaaaGCTTCACACTCGAGTGGTGTAGGAAGCTAGTGAGACTTGCTACCAAACTATAAAAAAGTCATGGTCTGAAATAGATAAAGCCGCATCTCAGCCTAGTGGTCTTTCAAACCTTAGCAAGGAATTCAAGACTTGCAGGTACGTATAGATACCCTTCGCCATAAACTTATAGGAATCAACAAAGTTACACAAGAATAGTAATTAATcatgttctcaaaaaaaaaattattatgtaatgAATCCTTTGTTTCTATTTTAGACCCCTAAGCAAATCTTCAAAGCTCAAGGCATACTTGGGGATTATGTATGTCTGTGCAGCCCAATATAATCATCCTCTAGATTATCCGGTTACCATTGTTTGCGGCGGCATAGATGGAGCTCCTTCCAACGCTAGtattcttcaaaaaatatttccaggtcTTGTTGCTTATGGTGGAATTAGTTCATGCTATTTTaatgaacccaaaaatatatctaaaacGACTATGGGATGGAATTGGCAGGTAAAATGatatatctatttttctttcatcactAATCATAACATTATTGACAAAGAAAGGATAACATATGGAACAATATGCACACCTTGTATTATCAATATATtacctaaattaataatattaatttttatttttttaaaaaaaattatgaataatgtACCATTTAAGTagggtaaaatatcatttttgtccctaaactttcACAAAAGATCGTTTTTTGTTCctaaactttcaaatttttttttttttttttaatctctaaacTTTGCAAAACGttttactttttatcttttCGTCTATCCATTGGTTTATGTCCTACGTGGCTGCTAACGGAGTGACTGACTTGGActaaacaattttatttaaaaaaatatggacacATGGCTCACAATGATTTGCACATGTGGATTAAATATTTGAGTGAGACAAATTTACCCTTACATCCACACAATCGAAACCTCAGCCCCAATCTTGCGTTAATCCTTACAAAAATATCCAGACCAATAATCCTATTACCTATACCAaacatgaaaattgaaaacctCAACGCCCAACACCTCAACCAGCGAGCCCAATCAATGACTCAATGAGTCCAAAATGTCGACCCCAACTAGTCAATGTTAGCTTCCCTTCGCCAACGTTGAGGAGAAGAAATATTTGTCTAAAAGATTGCCAAAGCACCAAAAAAAGTGTGTAATCAATAAACCCTAAtgtgagaagagaagagaagctCACATTCTAGAAGAGGAGAAAATATACCATATATCCGGTGTATGTTTCTTCTCTGTCACATGGGTCCACCCCATGTGAGAGAAGGGATCATGCACCATATGCATGGTATATCCCTCTTAGAAGAGAAGAAACGGTTGACAATTCCAAAACTTGGAGAGAGAGCTTATagcttcattttatttttaattcactACAGGTTCATTGCTTCAATTACAAACCCATTTCACAAGAAGTATTGCCACACACATATAGCTCCAATTTAGGTGAAAATTTTGAGTCCCAAActataaaattcttttctttttcgtcagttcaagaaatttttgtttatgcatTTCCAAACTAATCAACTAATCAAGGTAGTGGTCTCCAagttatcttttcttttcaaatctaCAAGTAATTACATAAAGAAAGGATTTTTTCAACCAAGGGCTTGAGATTTCATTGGGTTTAGGGGTTTGGGTTAGTGCAACTGTATCTTGCTTTTGGTACTAGCGTCAAGATCTCTTTTGAGAGAAGCTAGGTGTAGTTGGCCATGAGAACAATGGAGGGAAGAATAATTGagaggggtaaatttgtctcaCTAAAATATTTAATCCATGTGTGCGatgttggaaaaatacatgtttgtatcgcatacaaaacatatgcagcggaaaattaacggatctacttcattcgcaattgataacatgtactatgtaaatttcagaattcaaGAATAAGAGTGTACCTTAGTATggtgaatttcaaaaccaaagatcagAAGTTCTTGAGAACACtttcaatcttcactccaatttcACTTGTGCCCAAGAAATGTGGTCTCTCTAAATCAGTTTCTATGAATTTGTTCAAGGGAGAATGAGAGAGTGTCAAACCctcacatacaaaccatttcatgttctttttaaaattctgtatgtttctcttcttataactaattatctaattgggctagtcTTTTGGAcctttccaattgggttttagtatgtggcttggaatGGGatcaaaaggaaataaataagacactagctccaacgggctttgggcttttttgtcaactcttgacaagttcaaagttaccattaattatattcaataccactatataaatataattgcactctagaccttatttttagtaaattatattccaagattttattgtacatgcaaccctttcataaaatattcatagtaatacaaagtcataaatgtagactgccactttgtagattactacgtcttaatccttgagtacccagtttaattctttaagttattcatcatatatttatgaaattggttTGTAAATTACTACGTCTTAATTCTTGAGTACCtaatttaatcctttaagttatttatcatacatttatgaaatccaatttcataaatatatactttagtaactatTTACTAAAGTAATTAGGCCTAACATTCTGAACAACAAaaccattaaacttatctcaagagaatattttatatctccgttaagagactgTGAATTCCATcttaagaatatatgttccatcgaCACTAAAtttggctgcccaacatactgaggttttgaccgtcACTTTAGATCTCATCcctaatatatcaaagtaacctacatttcatgatcaggttcattattctctcaagattaagagttcatataaaaagaagtcgtgagatttattatttatttgacaatcgttagaagaataataaatctcatagcagtctagttcaatatgtcttaacttttaaaacatatcaacacatcaactagaagtcttcaCTTCTATGATCAAGGCAAATCATCTTAGTTTatgtgttatagtcttcgcagataaaatgccaaatttcatcaccgactatgaactaaaattctgagtttacaaagaacctgtaatttatatcttctgtgacttttcacataaatcacatactatgaatctcatggactatatgataaagTCTGAATATtcatattactattattttaaataataataaaacaactttatcaatcacaatattaagtcatacatctTGTTATACATAATGTTatacataatatcatacatagcatcatacaataggatttaagggcattAATCCTAACATGCGAATCATTGTGAGCCAtgtgtccatattttttttaaacaaaatggTTTAGTCCAAGTCATTTACCACATTAGTACTCTCTTAAGCCACATAGGACATAAACTAATAGACATAGATGAAAGGATgaaaagtaaaacattttccaaaatttaaggatttgaaaaacaaacttttgaaagtttagagatggaaaaagaaattttgtgaaagtttaggcaaaaaatgatattttacacatttaaataTGATGActtggtttattattattattattaaatttttttttttttttttttttttttgagaggagagGGGAGTTGGGACAAACCCGTGACATGGAAGACAAGGAAATAAGTGTCATTGGGCTAGAAGCCCATTGGTGACTTTAACTATTTCAAGCATGGACGGCAAGgtagtcaataccgtaccgtcCAATATGTACCGTACCGGTATGTATACCGGTATCGAAACATCAATGTTTCGTACCGGTTTAAATACCGGCCAATTTTGGGCAATACCGGCTAGTacagaaaaaaagttttttttttttttttttttcaagttttgtaattttcgaatttttgtttgaacggaatggtaacttatttgcattaacttattagtatacCGGCCAATTTTGGGCAATACCGGCCAGTacagaaaaaaagtttttttttttttttttcaagttttataattttcgaATTTTTGTTAGAAcggaatggtaacttatttgcattaacttattagtattatttgttttcttagtatgcaatggtaacttatAAGCTTTCTATGTtttgtattgtgtttttttttttttttcttttaattgatactaaagtctaaaaccatgaataattagttatGAATTGAGCTAGCCAAACCGGTACAGTCTCCGGTATggtattgactcccttgatGGACGGGGGGTGTAAATGATCAAGTTGACACAGATTCTTGTTACTTGTTAAGAAAATGCTTATTGTCATAAATATTGTCACTGGTACATCATACATGAATTGATTTTCATGCCCTTAATACGATATAATAGAGTGATTTACGTATGGTTTACCAAGTAAAAAGTTTGACACTTCTCTATAATATGCAAGGAAAATCTAATACAAGTTCAACAATTCTCCTTGGAATTGGGCCGAGCAAGACAAATTTATTAGATGAATGCTTTTTGCTATTACAaagttctttctctctctctctctctctctctctctctctctcatcccctTTTCTTGTTGGAATCCTTCTCCTTATATAGCCATCTAGGATTCATCCTAATCTTCCATTTGGACGGCTAGGGATCTTCCCCAAAATACTTATGCCATCAGGACCTTGCTAGAAAGTTGTTATGGTAGGTTATGAGCTGTGGTGACACTGTTTTGGGGGTCATTCATTCATTAATGCAGTCAGCTAAGTGGGTGCATAACATTGAATGCGAAGATGATGGGTGCTTTACCTGGAATCTTCCTTTAGTTACTTAGTGCCAA
This genomic stretch from Quercus lobata isolate SW786 chromosome 3, ValleyOak3.0 Primary Assembly, whole genome shotgun sequence harbors:
- the LOC115981277 gene encoding lysosomal Pro-X carboxypeptidase-like, coding for MEKTSLETVVVALELIFASKRLLGSDIPQGNTKPLGRYAVLGIRNPEQTINGQTWAYLSRTQKRYGLTMRYSNSFLLISLSFVFASLAKVWLPKCHVLHRFSPIGGNFLHDLETVSASISDDLQTFYYDQTLDHFNYRPESYTTFQQRYVINSKYWGGATSNAPILAYFGAEAPLDGDLSAIGFLADNAQQFQALILYIEHRYYGKSIPFRTREEAHVKETLHGNNSPVIVIGGSYGGMLASWFRLKYPHVALGALASSAPILYFDDITPQNGYFSIVSKDFKEASETCYQTIKKSWSEIDKAASQPSGLSNLSKEFKTCRPLSKSSKLKAYLGIMYVCAAQYNHPLDYPVTIVCGGIDGAPSNASILQKIFPGLVAYGGISSCYFNEPKNISKTTMGWNWQNSRIRVYLSMVNFKTKDQKFLRTLSIFTPISLVPKKCGLSKSVSMNLFKGE